In the Haloferula helveola genome, one interval contains:
- the ppk1 gene encoding polyphosphate kinase 1 codes for MKLPYVNRELSWLEFNQRVLAEAQRPDLPLLERVKFLAITASNLDEFFQVRVGGLILMRRGGRNRPDPSGLTPIRQIQAIRRRVQRMIADQYSLLSKELLPALEAEGIHLLKVNDLDPTQKDQVAAFFHSSVEPLLTPLAIDAEDEPPHFPALQLTVACKLVDEENDSTRYALVPIPDSLNRRVPVDRAGGGSGFVLIEDLVAAHIGSLFPGEKPTATACFRVTRNGDIAVQEEDAIDLAGEMEDVLAARKIADTVRLELPVPLSRDLGTVIRDACRAGTEEVYRCDGPIGLSSLMELAFADGYDHLRDTDWPPQQSPDISPAESVFEAIARRDVLLHHPYESFEPVLRLIDEASKDPDVVSIKQVLYRTAKNSRVIDSLIRAAENGKSVTVLVELKARFDEARNLDRAEELQRAGVQIVYGVKGLKTHAKICMIVRRESGHLRRYVHLGTGNYNESTARLYTDISLLTCRPEYGADASLFFNAVTGRSKLLRFQRLVPAPTAMKPRLLSLIADEAERARQGEPARIIAKVNSLQDPEIIAALYDASAAGVEVKLNIRGICCLKTGTSKRAKNIEVVSVIDRYLEHARIFYFHQGGDPLIFTSSADWMGRNLDRRVELMVPIEDSRARKRLLKILETFFRDNTQASRILPDGTSERIQPGKGEKAFRAQEDFYRRARRTAKAREHERAMRFDPHLPPDPS; via the coding sequence ATGAAGCTTCCCTACGTCAACCGCGAGCTGTCCTGGCTGGAGTTCAACCAGCGGGTTCTGGCCGAGGCCCAGCGTCCCGACCTTCCGCTCCTTGAGCGGGTCAAGTTCCTCGCCATCACCGCCTCGAACCTGGACGAGTTCTTCCAAGTGCGAGTGGGCGGCCTGATCCTGATGCGCCGCGGCGGTCGCAACCGGCCGGATCCATCCGGTCTCACGCCAATACGTCAGATCCAGGCGATCCGCCGACGGGTCCAGCGCATGATCGCCGACCAGTATTCGCTTCTCTCCAAGGAACTGCTTCCCGCCCTCGAAGCCGAAGGCATCCACCTGCTGAAGGTCAACGATCTCGACCCGACCCAGAAGGACCAGGTCGCCGCCTTTTTCCACAGCTCGGTCGAACCCCTTCTCACGCCGCTCGCGATCGACGCCGAGGACGAACCTCCCCACTTTCCGGCCCTGCAGCTGACCGTCGCCTGCAAGCTTGTCGATGAAGAGAACGACTCCACCCGCTACGCCCTTGTCCCGATCCCGGACAGCCTGAACCGCCGCGTGCCCGTCGACCGTGCCGGCGGAGGCAGCGGATTCGTCCTGATCGAGGACCTCGTCGCCGCTCACATCGGGTCCCTTTTCCCGGGCGAAAAGCCAACCGCCACCGCCTGCTTCCGCGTCACACGGAACGGTGACATCGCGGTGCAGGAAGAGGATGCCATCGATCTCGCCGGAGAAATGGAGGACGTCCTCGCCGCGCGGAAGATCGCCGACACCGTCCGCCTCGAACTGCCGGTGCCGCTGTCCCGCGACCTCGGCACCGTGATCCGCGACGCCTGCCGGGCCGGCACCGAGGAGGTCTATCGCTGCGACGGCCCGATCGGCCTCTCCTCCCTGATGGAGCTGGCATTCGCCGACGGCTATGACCACCTCCGGGACACCGACTGGCCACCGCAGCAGTCTCCCGACATCTCGCCTGCCGAATCCGTCTTCGAGGCGATCGCCCGGCGCGATGTGCTACTACACCATCCGTACGAAAGCTTCGAGCCGGTGCTGCGCCTGATCGACGAGGCATCGAAGGATCCCGATGTCGTTTCGATCAAGCAGGTCCTCTACCGGACCGCGAAGAACTCGCGCGTGATCGATTCGCTCATCCGTGCCGCCGAGAACGGCAAGAGCGTGACGGTGCTGGTCGAACTGAAAGCACGCTTCGACGAGGCCCGCAACCTCGACCGTGCCGAGGAACTGCAGCGCGCCGGCGTGCAGATCGTTTACGGCGTCAAGGGCCTGAAGACCCACGCCAAGATCTGCATGATCGTGCGGCGGGAGTCCGGTCACCTGCGGCGCTACGTCCACCTCGGAACCGGCAACTACAACGAGTCGACCGCCCGGCTTTACACCGACATTTCCCTCCTCACCTGCCGCCCGGAGTATGGCGCGGACGCCTCGCTCTTCTTCAATGCGGTCACAGGACGCTCCAAGCTGCTCCGCTTCCAACGTCTCGTGCCCGCGCCCACCGCGATGAAGCCGCGGCTGCTTTCGCTGATCGCCGACGAGGCCGAACGCGCCCGCCAGGGAGAGCCGGCCAGGATCATCGCCAAGGTCAACTCTTTGCAGGATCCGGAAATCATCGCGGCGCTCTACGACGCCTCCGCGGCCGGTGTCGAAGTGAAGCTGAACATCCGCGGCATTTGCTGCCTGAAGACAGGAACCAGCAAACGGGCGAAGAACATCGAAGTCGTATCGGTCATCGACCGCTACCTCGAACACGCGCGGATCTTCTATTTCCACCAAGGAGGCGACCCGCTGATCTTCACCTCCTCCGCGGACTGGATGGGTCGCAACCTCGACCGCCGTGTCGAACTGATGGTTCCGATCGAGGACAGCCGGGCGCGCAAACGCCTCCTCAAGATCCTGGAGACCTTCTTCCGCGACAACACCCAGGCGTCGCGGATCCTGCCGGACGGCACCTCGGAGCGCATCCAGCCGGGCAAAGGCGAAAAGGCTTTCCGGGCGCAGGAGGACTTCTACCGTCGGGCGCGCCGCACGGCCAAGGCCCGCGAGCACGAGCGCGCGATGCGCTTCGACCCCCATCTACCACCCGACCCGTCATGA
- a CDS encoding HD domain-containing protein, with protein sequence MSDPADAPMPAPVPATAVHIGASSVSMLIAEQQEDGSHRPLDFLEQPAPLARDIFRYGEVGGETTERIVEILDGFRAAAAETGARLDTTSRAVATNILVEASNHERFLNRVRIACGLAINPIDDGEMTRLIYLKTRRRLKDTPPMKRKTSMVLHVGPGNTRALLFENGAISRYTSYRMGAHRTRESIEGSYAGGEAMRRVIREHASGNLGQLKFDYHDIKANALVLIGYEIQQISRFLTDSKGGCSRKTLARLSAQASQMSDLELVQHFQIDYQTAEALVPAMETNLTIAEALDVDDLYVPSSDYEQGLLLDLLVSNQLTESLDLEVLRSARILASRYLSDPSHGEHVAKISLHLFDLLADLHGLGTHDRMLLEVAAILHEVGTFVSPRAHHKHSEYIILNSEIFGLDRRDVTVIALVARYHRHSGPRLDHPNYRELAPSDRILVSKLAAILRVADALERTHDQRVHEIVTRQDRHQLHLALPGVPDVAVERLAMHGKSDLFEQVFGLEVVIEDPA encoded by the coding sequence ATGAGCGACCCGGCCGATGCCCCGATGCCCGCCCCCGTGCCCGCGACGGCGGTCCATATCGGTGCCAGTTCGGTTTCGATGCTCATCGCCGAGCAGCAGGAGGACGGCAGCCACCGGCCCCTCGACTTTCTTGAGCAGCCGGCACCGCTCGCGCGGGACATCTTCCGCTACGGCGAGGTGGGCGGAGAGACGACCGAGCGGATCGTCGAGATCCTGGACGGCTTCCGCGCGGCCGCGGCCGAAACGGGCGCCCGGCTCGATACGACTTCGCGCGCGGTTGCGACCAACATCCTCGTCGAAGCGAGCAATCACGAACGGTTTCTCAACCGCGTGAGGATCGCCTGCGGCCTCGCGATTAATCCCATCGATGACGGGGAGATGACCCGGCTGATCTACCTCAAGACCCGCCGGAGGCTGAAGGACACACCCCCGATGAAGCGGAAGACCTCGATGGTCCTCCACGTCGGCCCGGGCAACACCCGCGCACTGCTTTTCGAGAACGGAGCGATCAGCCGCTACACCAGCTACCGGATGGGTGCCCACCGGACCCGTGAGTCGATCGAGGGATCCTACGCGGGAGGCGAAGCCATGCGTCGCGTGATCCGCGAGCACGCTTCAGGCAACCTCGGCCAGCTAAAGTTCGACTACCACGACATCAAGGCCAACGCTCTTGTCCTGATCGGCTACGAAATCCAACAGATCAGCCGCTTCCTGACCGACTCAAAAGGGGGATGCAGCCGCAAGACTCTCGCTCGGCTCTCGGCCCAAGCGTCGCAGATGAGCGACCTGGAGCTCGTGCAGCACTTCCAGATCGACTACCAGACCGCCGAGGCACTCGTGCCGGCGATGGAGACGAATCTCACGATCGCCGAAGCGCTCGACGTCGACGATCTCTACGTGCCGTCGAGCGACTACGAGCAGGGCCTCCTTCTCGACCTGCTAGTCTCCAATCAACTGACGGAGTCGCTCGATCTCGAAGTGCTGCGCTCGGCCCGAATCCTGGCATCCCGATACCTTTCCGATCCGAGCCACGGCGAGCATGTCGCCAAGATCTCGCTCCACCTTTTCGACCTCCTGGCCGACCTCCACGGTCTCGGCACCCACGACCGGATGCTGCTCGAGGTCGCGGCGATCCTTCACGAGGTCGGCACCTTCGTCAGCCCGAGGGCGCACCACAAGCACTCGGAGTACATCATCCTCAACAGCGAGATCTTCGGTCTCGATCGAAGGGACGTCACCGTGATCGCGTTGGTGGCCCGCTACCATCGCCACTCCGGTCCGCGGCTCGATCATCCCAATTACCGGGAACTCGCTCCCAGCGACCGGATTCTCGTTTCCAAACTCGCCGCCATCCTCCGCGTCGCCGATGCCCTCGAAAGAACCCACGACCAACGGGTTCATGAGATCGTCACCCGACAGGACCGGCACCAACTCCATCTTGCCCTTCCCGGGGTCCCCGATGTCGCCGTCGAACGTCTGGCCATGCACGGGAAGAGCGACCTGTTCGAACAGGTCTTCGGCCTCGAGGTCGTCATCGAAGATCCCGCCTGA
- a CDS encoding SMP-30/gluconolactonase/LRE family protein, producing the protein MIIEPAGTIRSQWGEGPIWWNESLYYVDIEGKRVIRFNPADGTELQWEVGERVGTVVPREAGGLVIAGDNGFHFLDESDGTVTPIGDPEPDKADNRFNDGKCSPDGRFFAGTISLVKKTGDARLYRLDHDLTIHEIFGPVTNSNGIIWSPDGATCYYIDTPRREVLAFDYDNGQLHNLRSVVDTGAIDASPDGMTIDSDGNLWIAFCHGACVVCYDPQSGAELRRVDLPCLETTACAFGGPDLADLYVTTGVHKTEVEELAGSLLVIRDLGVKGLPANAFAG; encoded by the coding sequence ATGATCATCGAACCCGCAGGAACCATCCGCAGCCAATGGGGCGAAGGCCCGATTTGGTGGAACGAGTCGCTCTACTACGTCGACATCGAAGGCAAACGCGTGATCCGCTTCAATCCGGCCGACGGCACGGAATTGCAGTGGGAAGTCGGCGAACGGGTCGGCACGGTCGTCCCCCGCGAAGCCGGTGGACTGGTGATTGCCGGCGACAACGGATTCCATTTCCTCGACGAGTCCGACGGCACGGTCACCCCGATCGGCGATCCGGAGCCCGACAAGGCCGACAACCGCTTCAACGACGGCAAATGCTCACCCGACGGACGCTTCTTTGCCGGAACGATCAGTCTGGTGAAGAAGACGGGTGACGCCCGCCTTTATCGCCTCGACCACGACCTGACGATCCACGAGATCTTCGGTCCCGTCACCAATTCGAACGGCATCATCTGGAGTCCCGACGGAGCAACCTGCTACTACATCGACACTCCCCGCCGCGAGGTGCTGGCCTTCGACTACGACAACGGTCAGCTCCACAACCTGCGCTCGGTGGTCGACACCGGCGCGATCGACGCGTCCCCCGACGGAATGACCATCGACTCCGACGGGAACCTCTGGATCGCCTTCTGCCACGGCGCCTGTGTCGTCTGCTACGACCCTCAGTCGGGAGCCGAACTGAGGCGTGTTGACCTGCCATGCCTGGAGACCACGGCGTGTGCATTCGGCGGTCCGGATCTGGCCGACCTCTACGTCACGACCGGCGTGCACAAGACCGAGGTCGAGGAACTCGCCGGCAGCCTGCTCGTGATTCGCGACCTCGGCGTGAAAGGTCTCCCGGCCAACGCCTTTGCTGGATAG
- a CDS encoding PPK2 family polyphosphate kinase — translation MKLGDPRKAYRIAQGAKVRLNEDDAADMSLCPEGGKNSTQGLFDSLRDRIQTLQKVLYAENKRRVLVIIQAMDTGGKDGCVKHVFSRVDPQGVNVKAFKKPTEDELAHDFLWRVHPHVPGNGEIVIFNRSHYEDIIAVRVKKLLPESVWKKRYQHVLDFERMLAEEGTTIVKLFLHISKDEQKRRLEKRLENPAKHWKFHVDDLADRKRWHDFTGAYEDLIERTSTDYAPWFVIPADRKWYRNLCVAKLFADTLEDLELNFPERDFDPSSIRIDD, via the coding sequence ATGAAGCTTGGAGATCCCCGAAAAGCCTATCGGATCGCCCAGGGAGCGAAGGTCCGGCTGAACGAAGACGACGCGGCCGACATGAGCCTGTGTCCCGAGGGTGGAAAAAACAGCACCCAAGGGCTCTTCGATTCCCTCCGCGACCGCATCCAGACGCTCCAGAAGGTGCTCTACGCCGAGAACAAGCGGCGGGTGCTGGTGATCATCCAGGCGATGGATACCGGGGGCAAGGACGGCTGCGTGAAGCATGTGTTCTCCCGGGTCGACCCGCAGGGCGTGAACGTGAAGGCATTCAAGAAGCCGACCGAGGACGAGTTGGCGCATGATTTCCTGTGGAGGGTCCACCCGCATGTGCCGGGAAATGGTGAGATCGTGATTTTCAACCGCAGCCACTACGAGGACATCATCGCGGTCCGGGTGAAGAAGCTGTTGCCGGAATCGGTCTGGAAGAAGCGCTACCAGCATGTCCTCGATTTCGAGCGGATGCTGGCGGAGGAAGGCACGACCATCGTGAAGCTTTTCCTCCACATCTCGAAGGACGAGCAGAAACGGAGGCTTGAGAAGCGGCTGGAGAATCCGGCGAAGCACTGGAAGTTCCATGTCGACGATCTGGCCGACCGGAAGCGCTGGCACGACTTTACCGGAGCCTACGAGGACCTGATCGAGCGCACGAGCACCGACTACGCCCCGTGGTTCGTGATCCCGGCCGACCGCAAGTGGTACCGCAATCTCTGCGTGGCCAAGTTGTTCGCCGACACCCTGGAGGATCTCGAACTGAATTTTCCGGAACGGGACTTCGATCCGTCATCCATACGGATCGACGATTGA
- a CDS encoding RNA polymerase sigma factor, with amino-acid sequence MILPIVSPPLARLAGAGPMTMGDDANQDLHRLTAELLARVAHQDGDALRRLYREHGGRLLGIIQSVVRDRGEAEDVLQEAFVTIWNKAGMYDPKLGKALTWMITVARNRAFDRLRSLGRKADLKREQEGELQQRVTEQLRRQSEPSLPDDELQAIDRALNELPEEQREAITLAYLNGLTQQEIADCLDSPLGTVKARIRRGLARLKSRLSQQTFYDQA; translated from the coding sequence ATGATTCTGCCTATCGTTTCCCCACCACTGGCCCGCCTTGCCGGAGCTGGTCCGATGACCATGGGAGACGATGCCAACCAGGATCTGCACCGGCTGACCGCCGAGTTGTTGGCACGGGTAGCCCACCAGGACGGGGATGCGCTTCGCCGCCTCTACCGCGAGCACGGCGGGCGGCTTTTGGGAATCATCCAGTCGGTCGTCCGGGACCGTGGCGAGGCGGAGGACGTTCTGCAGGAAGCTTTCGTCACCATCTGGAACAAGGCGGGCATGTATGATCCGAAGTTGGGCAAGGCGCTGACGTGGATGATCACCGTGGCGCGCAACCGTGCCTTCGACCGGCTTCGATCACTGGGTCGCAAGGCGGATCTCAAGCGCGAACAGGAGGGCGAGTTGCAACAGCGTGTGACCGAACAGCTCCGCCGCCAGTCGGAGCCGTCGCTCCCGGATGACGAATTGCAGGCGATCGATCGGGCGCTGAACGAATTGCCCGAAGAACAGCGGGAGGCCATCACGCTCGCCTATCTCAACGGACTGACCCAGCAGGAGATCGCCGACTGCCTCGACTCGCCGCTGGGCACCGTCAAGGCCCGCATTCGCCGCGGACTTGCGCGGTTGAAGTCGCGCCTCAGCCAGCAAACCTTCTACGACCAAGCCTGA
- a CDS encoding BON domain-containing protein → MKSSRLALAVFATIGMTLHPLQASPSADIEDSSSSADTLRAFLTQSGRVDGANLSIDVATHIATLSGEVDNLDQAEFVATSALRIDGIYGVVQGISVRPVLDGVDAAAKQAVGAAPELKHLELTVAVDDGGTATVSGTVGCIDDAEVAREHLSRVNGVRRIVLKTTIDPLLFRSDDAVADQVRLYQLDDPLLALLPLEYHFRDGVMTIEGRVGSVEEKERVILSSMVSGVMSCNSDKVVIDPALAMDGMSEKFYQPSDVAEAFRRVVKADPRLVGSKLHGEFERGRFVIRGDVKEAAAKEAAIRDARALPGVMQVEDRMRIVRSELSAR, encoded by the coding sequence ATGAAAAGCTCCCGTCTCGCTCTCGCCGTATTCGCAACCATCGGGATGACACTTCACCCGCTGCAGGCATCGCCCAGTGCCGATATCGAGGACTCCTCCAGTTCAGCCGATACGCTGCGGGCGTTCCTGACGCAGAGCGGCCGCGTGGACGGCGCCAATCTTTCGATCGATGTTGCGACCCACATTGCGACCCTCAGCGGTGAAGTCGACAATCTCGACCAGGCAGAATTCGTCGCGACTTCCGCGCTGCGGATCGATGGCATCTACGGAGTCGTCCAAGGGATTTCGGTCCGCCCGGTCCTGGACGGTGTGGATGCGGCTGCAAAACAGGCGGTTGGCGCGGCACCGGAGCTCAAGCACCTCGAACTTACCGTAGCTGTCGATGATGGAGGCACCGCAACCGTGAGCGGTACGGTCGGCTGCATCGATGATGCGGAGGTTGCCCGTGAGCATCTTTCGCGGGTGAATGGCGTGCGTCGCATCGTTCTGAAGACAACGATCGACCCATTACTCTTCCGAAGCGATGACGCTGTCGCGGATCAGGTCAGGCTCTACCAGTTGGACGATCCTCTTCTCGCGCTGTTGCCGCTGGAGTATCACTTTCGCGATGGCGTGATGACCATCGAGGGTCGTGTCGGGTCGGTGGAGGAAAAGGAGCGTGTTATCCTCAGCTCTATGGTGAGTGGGGTGATGAGTTGTAACAGCGACAAGGTCGTGATCGATCCCGCGCTCGCCATGGACGGGATGAGTGAGAAGTTCTACCAGCCCTCCGATGTGGCTGAAGCTTTCCGCCGTGTGGTGAAGGCAGACCCCCGACTTGTTGGGTCGAAGTTGCATGGCGAGTTCGAGCGGGGACGTTTCGTGATCCGAGGCGACGTGAAAGAAGCTGCTGCCAAAGAAGCGGCCATTCGCGACGCACGGGCGCTCCCGGGCGTGATGCAGGTCGAGGACCGGATGCGGATCGTCCGGTCGGAATTGAGCGCCCGCTGA
- a CDS encoding fasciclin domain-containing protein, producing MKTKQLAAFVIAPALIHVGLSAETDPEKTQTSEDKATTVVETAIPGSVVKMIDDSATFSILKKAIDAAGLRGDLESIKTVTVFAPTDEAFMKLPEGTLEKLMLPENKEKLRSLLMYHAIAGERTALSFEDSEVTSLSGDKLEVDLDDNEVEVNDAKVVNTDLRAGNGIIHVIDEVLVPESLDDFAGLDD from the coding sequence ATGAAAACCAAACAACTCGCAGCATTCGTGATCGCTCCCGCTCTGATCCACGTCGGACTTTCGGCGGAGACCGATCCCGAAAAGACGCAAACCTCCGAGGACAAGGCGACGACAGTGGTCGAAACCGCGATCCCCGGCAGCGTCGTCAAGATGATCGATGACAGTGCCACCTTCAGCATCCTGAAGAAGGCGATCGATGCAGCCGGACTCCGGGGAGATCTTGAGAGCATCAAGACCGTGACGGTCTTTGCGCCCACCGATGAGGCCTTCATGAAGCTTCCGGAGGGAACTCTCGAAAAGCTCATGCTTCCGGAGAACAAGGAGAAGCTCCGGTCTCTCCTGATGTATCACGCCATCGCCGGAGAGCGCACCGCCCTTAGCTTCGAAGACTCCGAGGTCACCTCGCTCAGTGGCGACAAGCTGGAGGTCGATCTCGATGACAATGAAGTGGAGGTCAATGATGCCAAGGTCGTGAACACCGATCTGCGTGCCGGCAATGGCATCATCCACGTGATCGACGAGGTCCTGGTTCCCGAGAGCCTCGATGACTTCGCCGGTCTGGACGACTGA
- a CDS encoding DUF4259 domain-containing protein: protein MGSWDTTSFGNDAACDWLAELLDSGSMAMIDDALDSVLSSGDEPIESPAGEEAVAACEVLAWIQGRPGPSSDETEGLEDWVDEQEPDEDDGRLRRARRAIDRIFNHPCELREAWEESADFDEWRKSLTDLKGRLADS, encoded by the coding sequence ATGGGTTCTTGGGACACGACCTCTTTCGGCAATGACGCCGCCTGCGATTGGCTGGCGGAACTCCTCGATTCCGGCTCGATGGCGATGATCGACGACGCTCTCGACAGCGTACTTTCCTCCGGCGACGAGCCGATCGAATCGCCGGCCGGCGAGGAGGCGGTTGCCGCATGCGAAGTGTTGGCCTGGATCCAGGGCCGGCCGGGCCCGAGTTCGGACGAGACCGAGGGTCTGGAAGACTGGGTCGACGAGCAGGAGCCCGACGAGGATGACGGGCGACTTCGGCGTGCGCGCCGCGCGATCGACCGGATTTTCAACCATCCCTGCGAGCTCCGCGAGGCGTGGGAAGAGTCGGCCGACTTCGACGAATGGCGCAAGTCCCTCACCGATCTCAAGGGACGGCTCGCCGATTCCTGA
- a CDS encoding entericidin A/B family lipoprotein, which produces MKSQSTHAGPSVYRILSFSALALLGYFALFCLTSCSTMAGVGQDVQKVGEEIEEAAY; this is translated from the coding sequence ATGAAATCGCAATCCACACACGCTGGTCCTTCCGTCTATCGTATCCTCAGTTTCAGTGCGCTTGCGCTGCTGGGCTACTTCGCACTCTTCTGCCTCACCTCGTGCTCGACGATGGCCGGTGTCGGCCAAGACGTCCAGAAGGTCGGCGAGGAAATTGAGGAAGCCGCCTACTGA
- a CDS encoding phosphatidylserine/phosphatidylglycerophosphate/cardiolipin synthase family protein has translation MRLVPGVLAACFATGLVSCGASLRMAGLREGSDLLSESIEGTGEAASTVGRAYVGAAFRSPLNYVATGMAMAARRPTELVNGNLPVSLPVTDAAPHAPGSRGFEAWLTEQGLPEPCEGRLRSLVDGDEFFGALERETAGASEAIDIQTFIFDNDDFAVGYAEKLVARSENLRVRVMYDDLGTMLSSRVPPDTPMPTGFESPASIHGVLHGRGPQVRRTLNPWLTADHTKMFIFDRKRAYVGGMNIGREYRSEWHDLMVRVEGPVVNVLQADFDFRWRDCRFPGPIPGMRNELPRVELARDPRDGIRVLRTDVVKGRFEVLNVSLAAIRASKKRVWLQTPYFSSDSVERELLDACARGVDVRLVFPGKSDSDLMRMANAASALKLTQAGARVYIYPGMTHLKALLCDDWAMVGSANFDTLSMVINRELNLATAEPRFVRELTSRVFLADFRTSRRFRKEEADGLAPQIAETVADQL, from the coding sequence ATGCGCCTGGTTCCCGGCGTCCTCGCGGCTTGCTTCGCGACCGGGCTCGTATCATGCGGCGCGTCACTGCGGATGGCCGGCCTCAGGGAGGGCTCCGATCTGCTGAGTGAGTCGATCGAGGGAACCGGAGAAGCGGCGTCGACCGTCGGCCGGGCCTACGTTGGGGCCGCATTTCGTTCGCCGCTCAATTACGTGGCGACGGGAATGGCGATGGCGGCTCGCCGGCCGACCGAATTGGTGAACGGCAATCTCCCGGTATCGCTCCCGGTGACGGATGCGGCTCCTCACGCACCGGGGTCGAGGGGCTTCGAGGCCTGGTTGACGGAACAAGGGCTCCCGGAGCCCTGCGAAGGCCGCCTTCGATCCCTGGTCGATGGTGACGAGTTCTTTGGCGCGCTCGAGCGGGAGACCGCGGGTGCCTCGGAGGCGATCGACATCCAGACTTTCATTTTCGACAACGACGACTTTGCCGTCGGGTATGCGGAGAAACTCGTAGCCCGTTCGGAGAACCTAAGGGTGCGTGTGATGTACGATGACCTTGGTACCATGCTTTCGTCGCGCGTTCCGCCCGATACCCCGATGCCGACGGGATTCGAAAGTCCGGCCTCGATCCACGGGGTTCTGCACGGAAGGGGGCCTCAGGTGCGACGCACGCTCAATCCGTGGCTGACTGCCGATCATACCAAGATGTTCATCTTCGATCGCAAACGGGCCTACGTCGGCGGCATGAACATCGGACGGGAGTATCGGTCCGAGTGGCACGACCTGATGGTTCGTGTCGAGGGCCCGGTGGTTAACGTCCTGCAGGCGGATTTCGACTTCCGGTGGCGTGATTGCCGCTTCCCGGGGCCGATTCCCGGAATGCGGAACGAGCTTCCGCGGGTCGAGCTCGCTCGGGACCCCCGCGATGGCATCCGTGTTCTTCGGACCGATGTGGTGAAGGGGCGCTTTGAAGTGCTAAATGTCAGCCTCGCCGCGATCAGGGCATCAAAGAAGCGGGTGTGGTTGCAGACGCCGTATTTCTCAAGCGACTCGGTCGAGCGCGAACTGCTCGATGCCTGCGCCCGGGGTGTGGATGTGCGGCTGGTGTTCCCGGGGAAGTCGGATTCCGACCTGATGCGCATGGCCAATGCGGCGTCGGCGCTGAAACTTACGCAAGCGGGCGCGCGGGTGTATATCTACCCGGGCATGACTCACCTGAAGGCGTTGCTCTGCGACGACTGGGCGATGGTCGGCTCTGCGAATTTCGACACCCTGAGCATGGTCATCAACCGCGAGTTGAACCTTGCGACGGCCGAGCCGCGATTCGTCCGCGAGCTGACGAGCCGCGTTTTTCTTGCCGACTTCCGAACCAGCAGACGGTTTCGGAAAGAGGAAGCCGACGGACTCGCCCCGCAGATCGCGGAAACGGTGGCGGACCAACTTTGA
- a CDS encoding GNAT family N-acetyltransferase produces MHSVRTCRAGDLADRIEELAALRIAVFREWPYLYDGTLDYERRYLATYLENPRARVVVADADGCLIGMSTCLPLGDEVDEFKKPIVRAGHDPDRGFYFGESVLLPDHRGKGIGREFMEARLEAARDEGGMDYCCFCAVVRAEDDPRRPSDYRPLDPFWMKMGFAPMDGVEASFDWKEVGASDETPHRMRFWMRRL; encoded by the coding sequence ATGCACAGCGTTCGGACCTGCAGGGCGGGGGATCTCGCCGACCGGATCGAGGAACTCGCGGCGTTGCGGATCGCGGTCTTTCGGGAGTGGCCCTATCTCTACGACGGGACACTGGATTACGAGCGGCGCTACTTGGCGACCTATCTGGAGAACCCGCGCGCCCGAGTGGTGGTGGCTGACGCGGATGGGTGCCTCATCGGCATGTCGACCTGCCTGCCGCTCGGCGATGAGGTTGATGAGTTCAAGAAACCGATCGTTCGGGCAGGCCATGATCCGGATCGGGGGTTCTACTTCGGCGAGTCGGTTTTGCTCCCGGACCATCGAGGGAAAGGCATCGGTCGGGAGTTCATGGAAGCGCGGCTCGAGGCGGCCCGCGACGAGGGAGGAATGGACTATTGCTGCTTCTGCGCGGTCGTGCGGGCGGAGGACGATCCCCGACGGCCGTCGGACTATCGCCCGCTTGATCCGTTCTGGATGAAAATGGGCTTCGCGCCGATGGATGGGGTGGAAGCGAGCTTCGACTGGAAGGAAGTGGGGGCGTCCGATGAGACTCCACACCGGATGCGATTCTGGATGCGACGACTGTGA